One region of Clostridiales bacterium genomic DNA includes:
- a CDS encoding pyridoxal phosphate-dependent aminotransferase — protein sequence MKFSSKIEKCGLSPMRKFAPYANEAAKKGKKLYHLNIGQPDIATPAAYFEAVKNFSQPVLAYAPSDGVPEMIDAVVNYYGKIDAPITNKQVLITTGGSEALQIALSCILDEGDEIIIPEPFYPNYSTFVTLTGATIRPITTTPEENYKFAIRERVESCINEHTRAILFTNPGNPTGTILTEEELRLMADIAKEHNLFIIGDEVYREFVYGGEKLMSLLQLEGYEDNVVVIDSVSKRFSACGARIGCVITRNAELYNNAMKWCQGRLCASTIDQVASAALYTVGPEYFDAVRKEYKARRDTLVDGLKKIPGVIYSEPKGAFYVMAKLPVDDAEKFQLFMLEEFDDNGDTLMFTPAESFYKTPHTGVNEIRMAYVINQDALKRSMELLAKGIEAYNNK from the coding sequence ATGAAATTTTCCAGTAAGATCGAAAAATGCGGCCTCTCGCCTATGCGCAAGTTCGCGCCCTATGCAAACGAGGCTGCCAAAAAGGGCAAGAAACTCTACCACCTGAACATCGGCCAGCCCGATATTGCCACCCCCGCGGCCTACTTTGAGGCTGTGAAAAACTTCAGCCAGCCGGTCCTGGCCTACGCCCCGTCCGACGGCGTGCCCGAGATGATCGACGCGGTCGTCAACTACTACGGCAAGATCGATGCGCCCATCACTAACAAGCAGGTGCTCATCACCACCGGCGGCAGTGAGGCGCTGCAGATCGCGCTCAGCTGCATTCTCGACGAAGGCGACGAGATCATCATCCCCGAGCCGTTCTACCCGAACTACAGCACGTTCGTCACGCTGACCGGCGCGACCATCCGCCCAATCACCACAACGCCGGAGGAGAACTACAAGTTCGCCATCCGCGAGCGCGTCGAGTCCTGCATCAACGAGCACACCCGCGCCATCCTCTTCACAAACCCCGGCAACCCGACCGGCACGATCCTCACCGAGGAAGAGCTCCGTCTCATGGCCGACATCGCCAAGGAGCATAACCTGTTCATCATCGGCGACGAGGTGTACCGCGAGTTTGTTTACGGCGGCGAGAAGCTCATGAGCCTGCTGCAGCTCGAGGGATATGAGGACAACGTCGTCGTCATCGACTCCGTGTCCAAGCGCTTCAGCGCCTGCGGCGCGCGCATCGGCTGTGTGATCACGCGCAACGCAGAGCTCTACAACAACGCCATGAAGTGGTGCCAGGGCCGCCTGTGCGCCTCGACGATCGACCAGGTCGCGTCCGCCGCACTCTACACCGTCGGCCCCGAGTACTTCGACGCCGTGCGCAAGGAATACAAGGCCCGCCGTGACACGCTCGTCGATGGGCTCAAGAAGATCCCCGGCGTCATTTACTCCGAGCCGAAGGGCGCGTTCTACGTCATGGCCAAGCTTCCCGTGGACGACGCGGAGAAGTTCCAACTGTTCATGCTCGAGGAGTTTGACGACAACGGCGACACGCTCATGTTCACCCCGGCCGAGAGCTTCTACAAGACCCCACACACCGGCGTCAATGAGATCCGCATGGCCTACGTCATCAATCAGGACGCCCTCAAGCGCTCCATGGAGCTGCTTGCCAAGGGCATCGAAGCCTACAACAACAAATAA
- a CDS encoding uracil-xanthine permease family protein — translation MSKSSIGTEPVYDARTLGKPRMFILGLQHMFAMFGATVLVPALSGLDVATTLLFAGIGTLLFHLLTKGKVPAFLGSSFAFIGGYNAVRTIGTNADGSAIYNNDLLAYACFGVAIAGLMYIILSTLFKIFGVKKVMRYFPPIVTGPIIIAIGLTLSSSAITNCRANWLVAVVAILIVIGFNMWGKGMAKIIPILLGVLGSYIFALIVDPAERASVAAAVSSAKWFGLPIFWKNSVFHLFAGPVDSGVLWSAVLTVVPLSLATMVEHIGDICAISSTCGKNFMVDPGFHRTLLGDGLATTLASLFGAPANTTYGENTGVLALSRVYDPRVIRIAACIAIVVSFCPKFAALVSAMPTATIGGVSLVLYGMISAVGVRNVVENKVDFTNTRNVIIAALILVLAIGITYSGSIQIGVVSLSGLAVSSIVGILLNAILPGKDYTFEQDDQGATSVDFKV, via the coding sequence ATGAGTAAAAGCTCCATCGGTACCGAGCCGGTGTACGACGCACGTACACTCGGCAAGCCCAGAATGTTCATTCTGGGTCTCCAGCACATGTTCGCCATGTTCGGCGCGACCGTCCTCGTCCCGGCGCTGTCCGGCCTCGACGTCGCAACGACCCTACTGTTTGCCGGCATCGGCACGCTGCTGTTCCACCTGCTGACCAAGGGTAAGGTCCCGGCCTTCCTCGGCAGCTCGTTCGCCTTCATCGGCGGCTACAACGCCGTGCGCACCATCGGCACGAACGCCGACGGCTCCGCCATTTACAACAACGACCTGCTGGCATACGCCTGCTTCGGCGTCGCCATCGCGGGCCTGATGTACATCATCCTGTCGACACTGTTCAAGATCTTCGGCGTCAAGAAAGTCATGCGCTACTTCCCGCCGATCGTCACCGGCCCGATCATCATCGCCATCGGCCTGACGCTGTCCTCTTCCGCCATCACCAACTGCCGTGCCAACTGGCTCGTCGCCGTCGTCGCGATCCTGATCGTCATCGGCTTCAACATGTGGGGCAAGGGCATGGCCAAGATCATCCCGATCCTGCTCGGCGTGCTCGGCTCTTACATCTTCGCACTCATCGTTGATCCCGCGGAGCGCGCCTCCGTCGCCGCTGCCGTCAGCAGTGCCAAGTGGTTCGGCCTGCCGATCTTCTGGAAAAACAGCGTGTTCCACCTCTTCGCCGGCCCGGTCGACAGCGGCGTCCTCTGGTCCGCCGTGCTGACGGTCGTGCCCCTGTCCCTTGCCACCATGGTCGAGCACATCGGCGATATCTGCGCCATCTCCTCCACCTGCGGCAAGAACTTCATGGTCGACCCCGGCTTCCACCGCACCCTGCTGGGCGACGGCCTGGCCACCACCCTCGCTTCCCTCTTCGGCGCTCCGGCCAACACCACCTACGGTGAGAACACCGGCGTGCTCGCCCTGTCCCGCGTCTACGATCCCCGCGTGATCCGCATCGCGGCCTGCATTGCGATCGTCGTGTCCTTCTGCCCGAAATTCGCGGCCCTCGTGTCCGCCATGCCGACGGCCACCATCGGCGGCGTGTCCCTCGTGCTCTACGGCATGATCTCCGCTGTCGGCGTGCGCAACGTCGTCGAGAACAAGGTCGACTTCACCAACACCCGCAACGTCATCATCGCCGCGCTCATCCTCGTGCTCGCCATCGGCATCACCTACTCCGGCAGCATCCAGATCGGCGTCGTGTCCCTGTCGGGTCTGGCTGTCTCCTCCATCGTGGGCATCCTGCTCAACGCCATCCTGCCCGGCAAGGACTACACCTTCGAGCAGGACGATCAGGGTGCGACCTCTGTGGACTTCAAGGTCTGA
- the pyrR gene encoding bifunctional pyr operon transcriptional regulator/uracil phosphoribosyltransferase PyrR: MKFKAKIMDEAAIDRTLVRIAHEILEKNDGTDDLCLIGIRTRGVPLARRLAKNIEKIDGVQLPVGELDITLYRDDLSTVADAPVLNRTDIPFPIAGKTVVLVDDVIYTCRTARAALDAVMQLGRPARIQLFSLIDRGHSELPIKANYVGKNIPTSKSEVVAVRLQETDGENSVCILERG, translated from the coding sequence CTGAAATTCAAGGCAAAGATCATGGACGAAGCCGCCATCGACCGTACGCTCGTGCGCATCGCGCATGAGATCCTCGAGAAAAACGACGGCACGGACGACCTGTGCCTGATCGGCATCCGCACGCGCGGTGTGCCGCTGGCCCGCCGCCTTGCAAAAAACATTGAGAAGATCGACGGCGTGCAGCTGCCGGTCGGCGAGCTGGACATCACGCTCTACCGCGATGATCTGTCCACGGTCGCGGACGCGCCGGTACTCAACCGGACGGACATTCCCTTCCCCATTGCGGGCAAGACCGTCGTGCTGGTCGACGATGTGATCTACACCTGCCGCACCGCGCGCGCAGCGCTCGACGCCGTGATGCAACTCGGCCGTCCGGCGCGCATCCAGCTCTTTTCCCTGATCGACCGCGGCCATTCGGAGCTTCCGATCAAGGCCAATTACGTCGGCAAGAACATCCCAACCTCCAAGAGCGAGGTCGTGGCCGTCCGCCTGCAGGAAACGGACGGAGAGAACAGTGTCTGCATCCTCGAGAGAGGATAA